The following coding sequences are from one Bacteroidales bacterium window:
- a CDS encoding thioredoxin family protein has product MHIKILGTGCAKCKTLEKLTRDVVAENGIDATITKVEDITEIMKYNIMATPALVVNEKVEIKGRVPSAAEIKEVLARY; this is encoded by the coding sequence ATGCATATAAAAATTTTAGGCACTGGCTGTGCCAAGTGTAAAACACTCGAAAAGCTTACCCGCGATGTGGTTGCTGAGAACGGTATTGATGCCACTATTACCAAGGTGGAGGATATAACCGAGATTATGAAGTACAATATTATGGCTACTCCCGCCCTTGTGGTTAACGAGAAGGTGGAGATTAAGGGACGTGTGCCTTCGGCTGCGGAGATAAAAGAGGTGTTGGCTAGGTATTAA